The Eleginops maclovinus isolate JMC-PN-2008 ecotype Puerto Natales chromosome 24, JC_Emac_rtc_rv5, whole genome shotgun sequence genome contains a region encoding:
- the sumo1 gene encoding small ubiquitin-related modifier 1 → MSDTETKPSSQDGGDKKDGEYIKLKVIGQDSSEIHFKVKMTTHLKKLKESYSQRQGVPASTLRFLFEGQRIADNQTPKELGMEDEDVIEVYQEQTGGLWKD, encoded by the exons ATGTCAGATACG GAGACAAAACCATCCAGCCAAGATGGAGGGGATAAGAAGGATGGAGAGTACATCAAATTAAAAGTCATCGGTCAG GACAGCAGCGAAATTCACTTTAAGGTCAAAATGACGACACATCTGAAGAAGCTGAAGGAGTCTTACAGCCAGAGACAG GGTGTTCCAGCAAGCACGCTAAGGTTTCTGTTCGAAGGACAGAGAATCGCAGACAACCAAACCCCGAAAGAG CTGGGGATGGAGGATGAGGACGTAATCGAGGTTTATCAAGAACAGACTGGCGGGCTTTGGAAAGATTGA
- the map3k2 gene encoding mitogen-activated protein kinase kinase kinase 2 — protein sequence MGESSFLASWVNRRAMMMDEQEALNSIMQDLAELHRSSRPATFLSDLGKPKASSPKNQNDVRVKFEFKGEKRILQFPRPVKLDDLRAKAKVAFGQTMDLHYTNNELVIPLTTQDDLDKAVELLDRSVHMKSLKILLVLQFSSQNSSSNMDLLPTHEKLDNTGFRVADKNMLALIGPHSTDRSSPPPGYIPDALQQVARNGSFTSINSEGEFIPESMDQMLDPLSMSSPENSASGSCPSLDSPLDSDYPKSRMPRAQSYPDNHQDFPEYDIPVFEKSGKGGTYPRRYGIPFSLQDYSDGRKTFPRARRTQVHGFRSPVSFSPTEQSPSTSSGSSVFTPDLEEAPGPARRPRRGSDIEPNLNPTAPTLSVMDISPPSRSPRAPTNWRLGKLLGQGAFGRVFLCYDADTGRELAVKQVQFDPESPETSKEVSALECEIQLLKNLCHERIVQYYGCLRDTMERTLSIFMEYMPGGSIKDQLKSYGALTENVTRRYTRQILEGVSYLHSNMIVHRDIKGANILRDSVGNVKLGDFGASRRLQTICLSGTGIMSVTGTPYWMSPEVISGEGYGRKADIWSVGCTVVEMLTQRPPWAEFEAMAAIFKIATQPTNPILPPHVSDHCREFLKRIFVETKQRPSADELLRHIFVH from the exons ATGGGAGAATCCTCTTTCCTGGCCTCCTGGGTCAATCGCCGTGCCATGATGATgg ATGAGCAGGAGGCGCTGAACTCGATCATGCAGGACTTGGCCGAACTGCACCGCTCCAGCCGTCCTGCCACGTTCCTGTCGGACCTGGGGAAACCCAAAGCTTCCTCGCCCAAGAACCAG AATGATGTCAGAGTAAAGTTCGAGTTTAAAGGGGAGAAGAG GATCTTACAGTTCCCTCGACCTGTGAAGCTGGACGACCTGAGGGCGAAAGCTAAAGTGGCTTTTGGTCAGACGATGGACCTTCACTACACCAACAACGAG TTGGTGATTCCACTGACCACTCAGGACGACCTGGATAAGGCCGTGGAGCTGCTGGATCGCAGCGTTCACATGAAGAGCCTGAAGATCCTCCTGGTGCTCCAGTTCTCTTCTCAG AACTCTTCCTCCAATATGGACCTCTTGCCGACACATGAGAAGCTGGACAACACGGGATTCAGAGTCGCTGACAAGAATATGCTAGCTTTAATAG GCCCCCATTCGACGGACCGCAGCTCGCCTCCTCCAGGATACATCCCCGACGCGCTGCAGCAGGTGGCGAGGAACGGCTCCTTCACCAGCATCAACAGCGAGGGAGAGTTCATTCCTGAGAGCATGGACCAG ATGCTAGATCCTCTGTCCATGAGCAGTCCAGAAAACTCTGCGTCGGGAAGTTGTCCGTCTTTAGACAGCCCACTGGACAG TGATTACCCAAAGTCCAGGATGCCCCGAGCACAGAGTTACCCAGACAACCACCAGGACTTCCCGG AGTACGACATCCCAGTGTTTGAGAAGTCGGGGAAAGGTGGAACGTACCCTCGACGATACGGCATTCCCTTCAGCCTTCAGGACTACAGTGATG ggagGAAGACCTTCCCTCGGGCACGGCGGACGCAGGTTCACGGCTTCCGCTCGCCGGTCAGCTTCAGCCCGACCGAGCAGTCTCCCAGCACCAGCAGCGGCAGCAGTGTCTTCACTCCGGACCTCGAGGAGGCCCCGGGGCCCGCCAGGAGGCCGCGGAGGGGCAGCGACATCGAACCCAACCTCAACCCAACCGCTCCAACCCTCTCAGTGATGGACATCAGCCCCCCCAGCCGCT CTCCACGCGCACCAACCAACTGGCGGCTCGGGAAGCTCCTGGGTCAGGGGGCATTCGGGAGGGTCTTCCTCTGCTATGACGCCGACACTGGACGGGAGCTGGCGGTCAAACAGGTCCAGTTTGACCCGGAGAGCCCGGAGACCAGCAAG GAGGTGAGCGCGCTAGAGTGTGAAATCCAGCTCCTGAAGAATCTGTGCCACGAGCGGATCGTCCAGTATTACGGCTGCCTGCGAGACACCATGGAGAGGACGCTCTCCATCTTCATGGAGTACATGCCCGGC GGCTCCATCAAGGACCAGCTAAAGTCATACGGAGCGCTGACGGAAAATGTGACGCGTCGCTACACCCGGCAGATCCTGGAGGGGGTCTCCTACCTGCACAGCAACATGATCGTCCACAGGGACATCAAAG GGGCCAACATCCTGCGAGACTCGGTGGGTAACGTGAAGCTGGGGGACTTCGGGGCCAGTCGGCGGCTGCAGACCATCTGTCTGTCGGGAACAGGCATCATGTCAGTGACAGGCACCCCGTACTGGATGAGTCCGGAGGTGATCAGTGGAGAGGGCTACGGCAGGAAGGCGGACATCTG GAGTGTTGGCTGCACCGTGGTGGAGATGCTGACGCAGCGCCCTCCGTGGGCTGAGTTCGAGGCCATGGCGGCCATCTTTAAGATCGCCACGCAGCCCACCAACCCGATCCTCCCCCCCCACGTGTCGGACCACTGCAGAGAGTTCCTGAAACGCATCTTTGTAGAGACTAAGCAGCGGCCGTCTGCCGATGAGCTTCTGAGGCACATCTTTGTACATTAA
- the LOC134861046 gene encoding LOW QUALITY PROTEIN: protein Shroom2-like (The sequence of the model RefSeq protein was modified relative to this genomic sequence to represent the inferred CDS: inserted 1 base in 1 codon) — MDAVDYRDDLRVSADRMRWWREVEMWGGMQREVEEEELVEVLLRGKAPWGFTLRGGTEHREPLVITKVEEGSAAAAVCLQAGDEMVSVNAVSLGGSRQEAICLVKSSHKTLTLGVRRKSRFKGKNDPGSRPQSWHSSKLTDVEPQSGGREDSTAPVWQPNHEARPKDSSTVNSMERPSHPPPLAGRLSPTKTSAESLCGPGSKKDSGFSCFSSNPSPPFNDPGTCERKGTSTENIFFKGPPSERPPPRYLQPTLGNGGWEGSRGEEPPASRVSVAGRPGMGPVWQVPEKKKSQSPPPPPPPLRSDSFAATKVFPYSEAKTHGRSFEKLTENNNHNGLRSHQEKTTEARRSLNPLPTKDFLHPDTASDHNHNQLHPNKLFSLSSNDVRQSHYTHTPAHQRQYSDESPLYLQKRSAPPTKIQSVGSYYRSLQDLPTRAFSRKHVRHSTASVANPNLENGWRHRYYGLAGKHPVQAAELQARQGKAEGWRGETEKPHRVNSCEPGFPGSNIKAKYPLPQAQLPYGHSHQGELSATSRSLEDAAKRGEVHPTDAKRYFPTHQGNDHKGSLSRHQDPWVPQEDHRISPLKTPLLHSLAQESRSLTARQQAAQLQEAGDSMAAGGGKCIRRSDRYATVLRNEIQQKRAQLQKSRSAATLTCEAEDEQAEEWRSTETSTSSGVTNTYKDHLKEAQARVLQATSFQRRDLEPLGPEGTLVKTSNGRIRGRKRFPLAKRMHSFSEPDQIDKLGVEGEAQTGSFGDRRKIFEAKPAFSRPVLKSNQGSILNTDLGEKQRPGESEDSHTSTDLENLSPGHTQVLLEQQRLGTFAEYQATWSKQKKSSEAKTQGRYHSAENILDTDVEEAPVCIHERSRSSPSADFYTQNIPSPWIDPPCQQSSSRGKTERYQPDRSPQSAASVPRIEGPVPGLADHRNKPDAANPSHTTLSSGPCSLIPAAQSPPTKGLLPPPRPHLGAETTSSSKEFLAPDPLQPVSSCSSDSQNSSAGSRTPRGGENEVEEEEEQPSSSSLRARSPSPHFAPLRLTDRPPAVLVQEDTALRSGNDLKLPIEMDVNSPVKKVPVRIVHSESESEREGQAYLPQSSDTCSVLEPXARIPSIKTAEHPAVSLFSAYTRQDPAPVPESSSAGGQRSVEDAKREELARDIMGKDKSLADILDQSGRMTTMDLMEGLFPTEEQILEGGQQRRRAYSGSRLPTPSPRSMDRREEEDVSVSAAASLVPSSSYYNTSAPKAELLIKMKDMQEQLEEQDSEDELDVDLASKKQELISSLARKLEVLREARRSLQEDVEDNEALGREVQGTVQRLCQANQLDKFCMFVGDLDKVVSLLLSLSGRLARVENALNSLEEEAPPEEKRTLTRKRKLLMQQHEDAKELKENLDRRERVVSSIMEAHLDAENLDDYRHFVKMKSALIIEQRKLEDKIHLGEEQLKCLLDSLPLEQRPMF; from the exons ATGGACGCCGTGGACTACAGAGACGACCTGAGGGTTTCTGCAGACAGGATGAGGTGGTGGAGGGAGGTGGAGATGTGGGGAGGGATGCAGagagaagtggaggaggaggagctggtggaggTGCTGCTCCGAGGCAAAGCACCCTGGGGCTTCACCCTGAGGGGCGGCACAGAGCACAGGGAGCCTCTGGTCATCACTAAG gtAGAGGAGGGCAGCGCGGCGGCAGCAGTGTGTCTGCAGGCCGGAGATGAAATGGTGAGCGTGAATGCCGTGTCCCTAGGCGGCTCCCGTCAGGAGGCCATCTGTCTGGTGAAGAGCTCCCATAAGACCCTGACTCTGGGGGTCCGAAG GAAAAGCCGCTTCAAAGG GAAGAATGATCCCGGCTCGCGCCCCCAGTCCTGGCACTCCTCCAAGCTGACAGACGTGGAGCCGCAGTCGGGCGGGCGAGAGGACAGCACAGCGCCAGTCTGGCAGCCGAACCATGAAGCAAG GCCCAAAGATTCATCCACAGTGAACAGCATGGAGCGTCCctctcacccccctcccctGGCAGGACGTCTTTCCCCGACTAAAACCAGTGCCGAGTCGCTCTGTGGACCGGGAAGCAAGAAAGACTCTGGCTTCAGCTGTTTCTCCAGCAACCCCAGCCCTCCGTTCAACGACCCCGGCACATGCGAGAGGAAGGGTACCAGCACGgagaacattttctttaaggGCCCTCCGAGTGAGAGGCCTCCCCCCCGGTACCTACAGCCTACACTGGGGAATGGAGGCTGGGAGGGGTCGCGGGGCGAGGAGCCGCCCGCCTCTCGGGTCTCCGTTGCAGGGAGACCCGGCATGGGCCCTGTATGGCAGGTACCAGAGAAGAAAAAGTCCCAGtcgcctcctccacctccccctcccctgcGCAGTGACAGCTTTGCAGCCACGAAGGTGTTCCCTTACTCGGAAGCAAAAACCCACGGCAGGTCCTTTGAGAAACTGACAGAGAATAACAACCACAATGGCCTCAGATCCCACCAGGAGAAAACCACTGAGGCCCGACGTAGCTTAAACCCCCTCCCCACCAAAGACTTCCTCCATCCTGACACGGCATCGGACCACAACCACAACCAGCTGCACCCCAACAAACTCTTCTCCCTGTCCAGTAATGATGTCAGACAGTCTCACTACACCCACACACCTGCCCACCAGAGGCAGTACAGCGACGAGAGCCCGCTCTACCTGCAGAAGAGGTCAGCCCCTCCCACTAAGATCCAGAGTGTAGGGAGCTATTACCGCAGCCTTCAAGATCTGCCAACGAGAGCTTTCAGCCGCAAGCACGTCCGACACTCCACAGCATCCGTGGCAAACCCGAACCTGGAGAACGGGTGGCGCCACAGATACTACGGCCTGGCAGGCAAGCATCCCGTTCAGGCTGCTGAGCTGCAGGCCCGGCAGGGGAAGGCAGAGGGCtggaggggggagacagagaaacCCCACAGGGTGAACAGCTGTGAACCAGGCTTCCCAGGTTCAAACATTAAAGCTAAGTACCCTCTACCTCAGGCCCAGCTGCCTTACGGTCATTCCCATCAGGGAGAGCTCTCTGCTACGAGCCGCAGCTTAGAGGACGCTGCAAAGAGAGGCGAGGTGCATCCAACTGATGCCAAAAGATACTTCCCAACACATCAAGGTAACGATCATAAGGGGAGTCTCTCAAGGCATCAGGACCCGTGGGTGCCTCAGGAGGATCACAGAATATCCCCCCTGAAAACTCCTCTTCTACACTCCCTGGCCCAGGAGAGCAGAAGTCTGACGGCGAGGCAACAGGCAGCCCAGCTGCAGGAAGCAGGGGACAGCATGGCTGCTGGCGGTGGAAAGTGCATCCGCCGTAGCGACCGCTACGCCACCGTCCTCCGGAATGAGATCCAGCAGAAGCGAGCCCAGCTGCAGAAGAGCCGCAGCGCTGCAACCCTGACATGTGAAGCCGAGGACGAGCAAGCGGAGGAGTGGAGATCCACGGAGACTTCTACGTCTTCTGGGGTCACAAACACCTACAAGGACCACCTGAAGGAGGCGCAGGCCAGGGTCCTGCAGGCGACCTCCTTCCAGAGGCGAGACCTCGAGCCTCTCGGACCAGAAGGGACTTTAGTTAAAACCTCAAACGGACGCATTAGAGGACGCAAGCGCTTCCCTCTGGCCAAGAGGATGCACTCCTTCTCAGAGCCTGACCAGATAGACAAATTGGGGGTGGAAGGAGAAGCTCAAACTGGGTCTTTTGGAGACAGGAGGAAGATCTTTGAGGCCAAACCAGCATTTTCCAGGCCTGTGCTGAAATCCAATCAGGGTTCAATCCTGAACACGGACCTCGGTGAGAAACAGAGACCTGGAGAGTCGGAGGATTCTCACACATCCACAGACCTTGAAAACCTCAGCCCTGGACATACGCAGGTCCTATTGGAGCAGCAGAGGCTGGGGACCTTCGCCGAGTACCAGGCAACGTGGAGCAAACAGAAGAAGTCCTCGGAGGCCAAGACGCAGGGTCGGTATCACTCAGCGGAGAACATCCTGGATACAGACGTAGAGGAGGCGCCTGTGTGTATCCACGAGAGGTCCAGATCTTCTCCCTCTGCAGACTTCTACACACAG AATATTCCATCACCATGGATTGACCCTCCCTGTCAGCAGAGCAGTAGCAG AGGAAAAACGGAGCGATACCAGCCCGACCGCAGCCCACAGTCGGCCGCGTCAGTCCCCAGAATCGAGGGCCCGGTGCCCGGCCTCGCTGACCACAGGAACAAACCAGATGCTGCCAACCCCTCCCACACCACCCTCTCCTCGGGCCCTTGCAGCCTCATCCCGGCCGCCCAATCTCCACCAACCAAGGGCCTGCTGCCTCCGCCCAGGCCCCATTTAGGCGCAGAAACCACATCCTCCTCCAAGGAATTCCTCGCTCCAGACCCGCTGCAGCCTGTGtccagctgcagctctgacaGCCAGAACTCCTCCGCTGGAAGCAGGACGCCCAGAGGTGGAGAAAacgaggtggaggaggaggaggagcagccttCATCTTCATCCCTGCGAGCGCGGTCTCCCTCGCCTCACTTTGCACCGCTGAGATTGACCGACCGACCGCCGGCCGTGTTGGTGCAAGAGGACACCGCGCTCAG GTCAGGGAATGATTTGAAGCTCCCCATCGAGATGGATGTGAACAGTCCGGTGAAGAAAGTCCCGGTGAGGATCGTCCACTCCGAGAGCGAATCGGAGCGAGAGGGCCAGGCGTACCTGCCTCAGAGCAGCGACACTTGCAGCGTCCTCGAAC CGGCACGCATCCCCTCCATAAAAACAGCGGAGCATCCGGCTGTCTCTCTGTTCAGCGCCTACACCCGGCAGGATCCAGCTCCAGTCCCGGAGTCAAGTTCAGCGGGGGGTCAGCGCTCTGTGGAGGATGCCAAGAGAGAGGAGCTGGCCCGGGACATCATGGGGAAAGACAAGTCTCTTGCGGACATCTTGGACCAGAGCGGCAGGATGACCACCATGGACCTGATGGAGGGGCTTTTCCCCACGGAGGAGCAGATCCTGGAGGGGGGGCAGCAGCGCAGGAGGGCCTACTCTGGATCCAGACTGCCCACACCATCCCCAAGAAGCATGGATAG gagggaggaggaggatgtgtcTGTCTCGGCAGCAGCCTCCCTGGTACCCAGCTCTTCGTACTACAACACATCGGCTCCCAAAGCGGAGCTCCTCATCAAGATGAAGGACAtgcaggagcagctggaggagcaggacTCTGAGGACGAGCTGGACGTCGACCTCGCCAGCAAAAAG CAAGAGCTGATTTCCAGCCTGGCGAGGAAGctggaggtgctgcgggaggcGCGGCGGAGCCTGCAGGAGGACGTGGAGGACAACGAGGCTCTGGGCCGGGAGGTGCAAGGCACCGTGCAGCGCCTCTGTCAGGCCAACCAGCTCGACAAGTTCTGCATGTTCGTGGGAGACCTGGACAAGGTGGTGAGCCTGCTGCTGTCGCTGTCCGGGAGGCTGGCCCGGGTGGAGAACGCCCTGAACagcctggaggaggaggcgcCGCCGGAGGAGAAG CGAACACTAACAAGGAAGCGTAAGTTGCTGATGCAGCAGCACGAGGATGCCAAGGAACTGAAGGAGAACCTGGACCGCAGGGAGAGGGTGGTGTCCAGCATCATGGAGGCGCACCTGGACGCGGAGAACCTGGACGACTACCGGCACTTTGTGAAGATGAAGTCAGCGCTCATCATCGAGCAGCGCAAACTCGAGGACAAGATCCACCTGGGCGAGGAACAGCTCAAGTGTCTGCTGGATAGCCTGCCGCTGGAGCAGAGGCCAATGTTCTGA
- the LOC134861048 gene encoding claudin-34-like translates to MPYLAHTGHAQLGALSLSFVGCTLTTVALGFIQWRVWLVSDREVISSGVAWVGVWRACFNSHTPVTPGNMVMHCRDISLTEAFTPPEIVAGQVLMLLSLLVGLCGNAGGVYALRNVYFGMGKNSPIRLAFITSGTLCLMAAVMSLTPLLWNMSAVKNNQTIKFPPEFKLPPAPDSQRVGCGIWVGLIGTGLMLVSGIIFCTYRLPVRSQNLEGSSSVTDSRGTLASTSAARGKDNLAFEVHEQ, encoded by the coding sequence ATGCCCTACCTGGCGCACACCGGCCACGCCCAGCTTGGCGCCCTGTCGCTCAGCTTTGTGGGCTGCACGCTCACCACCGTGGCCCTTGGATTCATCCAGTGGAGGGTTTggctggtttcagacagggagGTCATCAGCTCTGGGGTGGCGTGGGTGGGCGTGTGGCGGGCCTGCTTCAACAGCCACACCCCGGTGACCCCTGGAAACATGGTGATGCACTGCAGGGACATCAGCCTGACGGAGGCCTTCACGCCGCCAGAGATCGTGGCAGGTCAGGTCCTCatgctgctgtctctgctggTGGGGCTCTGTGGGAACGCTGGCGGGGTCTACGCCTTGAGGAACGTCTACTTTGGTATGGGGAAGAACTCCCCTATCCGCTTGGCGTTCATCACCAGCGGCACTCTGTGCCTGATGGCGGCTGTCATGTCCCTCACACCTCTCCTGTGGAACATGAGCGCTGTGAAGAACAATCAGACCATAAAGTTCCCCCCTGAGTTTAAACTACCCCCAGCCCCTGATTCTCAACGTGTCGGGTGCGGCATCTGGGTGGGGCTGATTGGGACGGGTCTTATGCTTGTCTCTGGGATTATTTTCTGCACCTACAGATTACCTGTGAGGTCACAGAACCTGGAGGGGTCATCCTCAGTGACTGACAGCAGGGGGACTTTGGCTTCAACGAGCGCAGCCAGGGGGAAAGATAACCTGGCGTTTGAGGTTCATGAACAGTGA